Proteins found in one Sporosarcina sp. FSL K6-3457 genomic segment:
- a CDS encoding glycoside hydrolase family 3 protein — MKKVSKSALITYIVSTVLVIGLIVGNFYADKYSQILSIYLGHSTNKIVSTGDEDVDTEYYKSEFSSEDELKAEGEKVGQKIVEEGIVLLKNDNDALPLASGNKVSVLGQNSVDLVYGGGGAGSVDTSTAPDLLTALTNSGFKINQMLWDFYNTGNASSYRKETPDIYGNGSFSVNEVPRSVYTDEIINGFADYNDAAVVVIGRSGGESSDLSSSKLSTGYHYLEIDDNEKDMLQLASDNFETVVVIINSSNPVELGFLDEYDVDAAIWVGALGQTGVYAIGEVMNGNVNPSGNLVDTFAYDLLSAPAMENFGDYTITNSKVDRGNAYMVYGEGIYVGYRYYETRYEDVVLGNEDPGNYDYTTQVKYPFGYGLSYTTFEWSDYNVTEKDHIYEVSLNVTNTGSVAGMDVVQIYMQSPYTDYDKENNIEKASAELVGFAKTSEIEPGKSETIKIEVNKEEMKTYDANGHGTYIVDAGDYYFAAGEDAHTALNNILAAKGMTTADGMDSDGNADMVKDFTVEKLDATTYAVSTETGNEITNQFEGADIKYYDPSFKYLSRNDWTGTWPTTYAEGEMTASEEMLEDLAISYTEDPDAVMPKLGEISEEYGELNAAMLIGRDYEDELWDVLLDQMKLGEMTELVRMGGYATVPIPSIGLPGTSNLDGPAGISNTLVGGDKQGMAYPAQIVMASTWNVKLLERMGELIGEDSLSAGVAGWYAPGVNTHRAPFGGRNFEYFSEDDFLSGKMSASEVTGVQSKGAFVFMKHFALNDQETNRIGGSMFANEQSIREIYLKPFETTVREADAEGVMASMNRIGHRWVGGHKGLMTETLRNEWDFEGIVITDQASFSAFLYEDILEGLEAGTNLWLNTDSTMWTLTDKQLTPTVVNNIREATHNIVYTIVNSNAMNGVSTSSKIVAVTPTWKYWLTTVNIVLGLAVLWAIVFVTRRSSKQKKTSNVTLSR, encoded by the coding sequence ATGAAAAAAGTATCAAAATCAGCTCTTATTACATATATCGTTAGTACTGTACTGGTAATAGGGCTTATCGTGGGTAATTTTTATGCAGATAAATATTCCCAAATTCTCTCGATTTATCTTGGTCATTCTACTAACAAAATAGTTTCTACTGGTGATGAGGATGTAGATACTGAGTATTATAAGAGCGAATTTTCTTCAGAAGATGAACTGAAAGCCGAGGGAGAAAAGGTTGGTCAGAAAATAGTGGAAGAAGGAATTGTGCTGTTGAAAAATGACAACGACGCTCTACCACTTGCATCAGGAAATAAAGTTAGTGTACTAGGTCAAAACTCTGTTGACCTTGTCTACGGTGGTGGTGGTGCTGGGTCTGTCGATACTAGCACAGCTCCAGATTTATTAACTGCACTCACAAATTCAGGTTTCAAAATAAATCAGATGCTGTGGGATTTCTATAATACAGGAAATGCCTCTTCTTATAGAAAGGAAACTCCGGATATTTATGGTAATGGATCTTTTTCTGTAAATGAAGTACCCCGAAGTGTTTATACTGATGAAATCATTAATGGTTTCGCTGATTATAATGATGCGGCTGTTGTAGTAATTGGTCGATCGGGTGGTGAAAGTTCGGATCTTTCAAGTAGTAAGCTTTCTACGGGATACCATTATCTTGAAATTGATGACAATGAAAAAGATATGCTTCAGCTTGCGAGCGATAATTTTGAAACTGTCGTAGTTATCATAAATTCTTCAAATCCCGTTGAATTAGGTTTCCTAGATGAATATGACGTTGATGCGGCTATTTGGGTAGGTGCCCTAGGACAGACTGGTGTTTACGCTATCGGCGAAGTCATGAACGGGAATGTCAATCCGTCAGGTAATTTGGTTGATACATTTGCTTATGATTTACTAAGTGCTCCTGCAATGGAAAACTTCGGAGACTATACTATTACCAACAGTAAAGTTGATAGGGGCAACGCCTACATGGTTTATGGAGAGGGTATTTATGTTGGATACCGGTACTATGAAACTAGATATGAGGATGTGGTTCTTGGTAATGAGGATCCAGGAAATTACGATTATACTACACAGGTAAAATATCCATTTGGATACGGCTTATCCTATACGACATTTGAATGGTCTGATTACAACGTAACAGAAAAGGATCATATATATGAAGTTTCCTTGAATGTTACTAACACAGGCTCTGTTGCTGGTATGGATGTCGTTCAGATTTACATGCAATCCCCTTATACTGACTATGATAAGGAGAACAATATTGAAAAAGCCTCTGCGGAACTTGTTGGTTTTGCAAAGACTTCAGAAATTGAACCTGGTAAATCAGAAACCATTAAAATTGAAGTGAATAAAGAGGAAATGAAAACGTATGATGCGAATGGGCATGGCACTTACATTGTTGACGCAGGAGATTATTACTTTGCGGCAGGTGAAGATGCGCATACCGCATTAAACAACATACTTGCAGCAAAAGGTATGACAACTGCTGATGGTATGGATAGTGATGGGAATGCGGATATGGTAAAAGACTTTACAGTAGAGAAGCTCGATGCTACTACTTATGCCGTATCTACAGAAACAGGAAATGAAATTACAAATCAGTTTGAAGGTGCAGACATCAAGTACTATGATCCTTCATTCAAATATCTTTCTAGAAATGACTGGACAGGCACATGGCCAACCACATATGCAGAAGGTGAAATGACTGCATCTGAAGAAATGCTTGAAGATCTTGCTATTTCTTACACAGAAGATCCAGATGCTGTAATGCCTAAACTCGGGGAAATTAGTGAAGAGTATGGGGAATTAAATGCTGCCATGCTTATCGGTCGTGATTATGAAGATGAACTTTGGGATGTGCTTCTGGATCAGATGAAGCTTGGTGAAATGACTGAACTTGTCAGAATGGGTGGTTACGCAACTGTACCTATTCCATCAATCGGTCTTCCTGGAACGAGTAATCTAGATGGCCCAGCTGGAATCTCTAATACTCTTGTAGGTGGAGATAAACAAGGAATGGCCTATCCAGCACAAATAGTTATGGCGTCTACATGGAATGTGAAGCTACTTGAAAGAATGGGTGAATTAATCGGTGAAGATAGCCTTAGCGCTGGTGTGGCAGGATGGTATGCTCCGGGTGTTAACACTCACCGTGCACCATTTGGGGGAAGAAATTTCGAATATTTCTCTGAGGACGATTTCCTTTCTGGGAAAATGAGTGCAAGTGAAGTTACCGGTGTTCAATCTAAGGGTGCGTTTGTATTTATGAAGCACTTTGCTTTAAATGATCAGGAAACAAACCGTATAGGTGGTAGTATGTTCGCAAATGAACAGTCAATTCGTGAAATATATCTTAAACCTTTTGAGACAACTGTTCGTGAAGCTGATGCAGAAGGTGTTATGGCGAGTATGAATAGAATTGGTCATCGTTGGGTTGGTGGGCATAAAGGGCTTATGACAGAAACTCTTCGTAATGAATGGGATTTTGAAGGAATAGTAATCACGGATCAAGCTTCCTTCTCGGCTTTCTTATATGAGGATATTTTGGAAGGTTTGGAGGCAGGTACGAATCTTTGGTTGAATACCGATTCCACTATGTGGACACTTACTGATAAACAATTAACACCAACAGTAGTAAACAATATAAGAGAAGCGACTCACAATATTGTTTATACAATTGTAAATAGTAATGCCATGAATGGTGTATCAACAAGTTCTAAAATTGTTGCTGTTACACCAACATGGAAATACTGGTTGACTACTGTCAATATCGTATTAGGATTGGCTGTTTTATGGGCAATTGTATTTGTTACAAGAAGATCTAGTAAACAAAAAAAGACAAGCAATGTAACATTGTCTAGATAA
- a CDS encoding beta-glucosidase family protein produces MKHKDLIKQMTLEEKASLMSGKDFWQTMDIERLGVKSMFLADGPHGIRKQAAAADHLGLNPSIPATCFPTAAAVANSWDVLLGEVMGYYLGREAVAQKVNVLLGPGINMKRNPLAGRNFEYLSEDPYLTGKLAAGMIRGIQANGISACVKHFAVNNQEERRMAIDTIVDERTLREVYLTAFEIAIKEGHTQTVMSSYNMLNGTYANENMHLMRDILRDEWNFDGVVVTDWGGSNDRVAGLLAGNELEMPTTADETNEEIIQAVKAGKIKEDVLDECVDRLLELSFTTGEVLKEPHQEIDIASHHEMAQRVSEESIVLLKNEGNILPLKKGVKVAVIGDFAKEARYQGAGSSNVNPTILSNTLESLEESGIVSIGYEQGFDRYGKKNKKKVDQACAIAKQANVVLLYIGLDEVTEAEGLDRQSMEIPENQVELLHALYEVNPNIVAVLSCGSVVEMPWIDKVKGLLHGYLSGQAGAKAILRILAGDVNPSGKLAETYPIRYEDTPSYYHFPGKEVSVEYREGPYIGYRYFDTANVNVLFPFGYGLSYTTFEYSNLQVNKNDVTFDLKNTGSMAGMEVAQLYVGCQSSDIFRPAKELKGFTKTNLQPGETKNITIPFDDKAFRYFNIKTNKWEIEEANYDILIAASSTDIRLRGTTFVEGTGAPLPYDKAALPSYYTGKVNDVSLTEFESLLGYKAPVAIWDRTKPLGYNDTIAQCQYAKGLFAKFSFHAISFAHWFLRKIGKRSTANLIMMSIYHMPFRGIARMTGGIINMPMLDGILMIVNGHFFKGLRHVLKERRKMLKVRKDKKLARVTEGM; encoded by the coding sequence ATGAAACACAAAGACCTAATCAAACAAATGACTTTAGAAGAAAAAGCCTCCCTAATGTCAGGAAAAGACTTCTGGCAAACGATGGACATAGAACGCCTTGGCGTCAAAAGCATGTTTCTTGCTGATGGACCGCATGGCATTAGAAAACAGGCAGCAGCAGCAGATCACCTAGGACTAAATCCCAGTATCCCAGCGACTTGTTTTCCAACAGCCGCAGCTGTTGCGAATAGCTGGGATGTGCTACTTGGAGAAGTAATGGGGTATTATCTTGGGCGAGAGGCTGTGGCACAGAAAGTAAATGTGCTGCTTGGACCTGGCATTAACATGAAGAGAAATCCTTTAGCTGGCAGGAATTTCGAGTATCTCAGTGAAGATCCATATCTTACGGGCAAGTTGGCAGCAGGAATGATTAGAGGCATACAAGCTAATGGAATATCGGCCTGTGTCAAACACTTCGCTGTGAATAATCAGGAAGAACGGCGGATGGCAATCGATACGATTGTTGATGAAAGAACGCTTCGAGAAGTATATTTGACTGCATTTGAAATAGCGATAAAGGAAGGCCATACACAGACGGTGATGTCTTCTTATAATATGTTGAATGGCACATATGCCAACGAAAATATGCATTTAATGCGTGATATTTTGCGTGACGAATGGAATTTTGATGGGGTTGTTGTCACGGATTGGGGTGGCAGCAATGATCGTGTGGCAGGACTACTGGCGGGCAATGAATTGGAAATGCCGACAACTGCTGATGAGACGAACGAAGAAATTATTCAGGCTGTTAAAGCGGGGAAAATTAAAGAAGATGTATTAGATGAGTGTGTTGATCGATTACTTGAACTTAGCTTTACAACAGGAGAAGTATTGAAGGAACCTCATCAGGAAATTGATATAGCCAGTCATCACGAAATGGCACAAAGAGTTTCAGAAGAATCTATCGTTCTGCTGAAAAACGAAGGAAATATACTACCACTTAAAAAGGGCGTAAAAGTTGCCGTTATTGGAGATTTTGCGAAAGAAGCGCGTTATCAAGGCGCAGGATCATCGAATGTCAACCCAACCATTTTGAGTAATACGCTAGAAAGTCTTGAAGAGTCGGGCATTGTCAGCATCGGATATGAACAAGGCTTTGACCGTTACGGCAAGAAAAACAAGAAGAAAGTAGATCAAGCATGTGCAATTGCAAAACAAGCGAATGTCGTTCTTCTCTATATAGGTTTGGACGAAGTGACGGAAGCTGAAGGCTTAGACAGACAAAGCATGGAGATTCCTGAAAATCAGGTTGAGTTGCTACATGCGCTGTATGAAGTGAATCCAAATATTGTTGCTGTTTTATCTTGTGGTTCTGTAGTGGAAATGCCTTGGATTGATAAAGTGAAAGGCTTATTACATGGCTATTTAAGCGGACAAGCTGGAGCTAAAGCTATTCTTCGAATTTTGGCAGGTGATGTCAATCCATCTGGTAAATTAGCAGAAACGTATCCAATTCGTTATGAGGATACACCATCCTACTATCATTTCCCAGGTAAAGAAGTCAGCGTGGAGTATAGAGAAGGCCCCTATATTGGGTATCGTTACTTTGATACAGCTAATGTAAATGTCTTATTCCCATTTGGTTATGGACTTAGTTATACAACTTTTGAGTATTCCAATCTACAAGTAAATAAGAACGACGTAACATTCGACTTGAAAAATACCGGAAGTATGGCAGGTATGGAAGTTGCACAGCTGTATGTTGGCTGCCAATCCAGTGACATATTCAGACCGGCAAAAGAATTAAAAGGATTTACTAAAACCAATCTTCAGCCTGGTGAAACAAAAAATATTACCATCCCTTTTGATGATAAAGCATTCCGCTACTTTAATATAAAAACGAATAAATGGGAAATAGAAGAAGCAAATTATGATATTTTGATTGCGGCTTCAAGTACTGATATTCGATTGCGGGGCACGACTTTTGTAGAGGGGACAGGAGCACCTCTACCGTATGATAAGGCAGCACTTCCTTCTTATTATACGGGCAAAGTAAACGATGTGAGTTTGACAGAATTCGAAAGTTTACTTGGCTATAAAGCGCCTGTTGCTATATGGGATCGAACAAAGCCGCTTGGTTACAATGATACGATTGCCCAATGCCAGTATGCGAAGGGTTTGTTTGCGAAATTTTCATTTCATGCCATTTCATTTGCTCATTGGTTCCTCAGAAAAATTGGCAAGAGAAGTACAGCCAATCTCATTATGATGTCCATCTATCATATGCCATTCAGGGGAATTGCCAGGATGACCGGCGGAATCATAAATATGCCGATGTTAGATGGGATTTTGATGATTGTTAATGGTCATTTCTTTAAAGGCTTGCGCCATGTGTTAAAAGAGAGACGTAAAATGTTAAAAGTTAGAAAAGATAAAAAGTTAGCGCGTGTGACAGAGGGGATGTAA